In a genomic window of uncultured Sphaerochaeta sp.:
- a CDS encoding GGDEF domain-containing protein produces MNNRTTLTRKHTRNVRATRVGSAVFCLEQAIYGFMFAESGSVLQRIYFSSSLVLGILFLISMVLPRLVPIRAGVLYDLFDMLALGVGLGIAYVRMLYAGTVYQSIPTIYLAVLFGGAVIFLLEYKQSLILYTSITVVSIIGSYSRLPLDPTVPFRADFLVNGAIAWAVSALTYASFLKTETQREIIEEKNRQLTQLSEHDWLTNLYNRRKLDVYLVGFTKYQYAILFDLDFFKTVNDNYGHQKGDRVLIELASIMKNTIKSGDVVGRWGGEEFLILTHEDGLALAEQLRHAIEIHQFADTIPVTASFGVTACKSKQSVHELIKCADRNLYQAKQMGRNQVVYS; encoded by the coding sequence TGACAAGAAAGCATACAAGAAATGTACGCGCTACGCGTGTGGGCAGTGCTGTCTTTTGTCTTGAGCAAGCCATATATGGATTCATGTTTGCAGAGAGCGGATCGGTGTTGCAACGCATCTACTTCAGCAGCTCTCTCGTGTTGGGGATTCTCTTCCTGATAAGCATGGTGCTGCCCCGGCTTGTTCCTATCAGAGCGGGTGTTCTTTACGATCTGTTTGACATGCTTGCCCTGGGAGTAGGTCTGGGAATTGCCTATGTGCGCATGCTCTATGCGGGTACAGTGTACCAGAGCATCCCCACCATCTACCTGGCAGTGCTCTTTGGTGGTGCCGTCATCTTTTTGTTGGAGTACAAGCAGTCGCTCATCCTTTATACCTCAATCACCGTTGTTTCCATCATCGGCTCATACTCACGGTTGCCGCTCGACCCTACCGTTCCGTTCAGGGCGGATTTCTTGGTCAACGGAGCCATTGCATGGGCTGTTTCGGCACTGACGTATGCCAGTTTTCTCAAGACGGAAACACAGCGTGAGATAATCGAGGAGAAGAACAGGCAGCTGACCCAGCTCAGCGAGCACGATTGGCTGACCAACCTCTACAACCGAAGAAAGCTCGATGTGTATCTGGTCGGCTTTACGAAGTATCAGTACGCAATCCTCTTCGATCTCGATTTCTTCAAGACCGTCAACGACAACTATGGGCACCAGAAAGGCGACCGTGTACTCATTGAACTGGCTTCCATCATGAAGAACACCATCAAGAGTGGTGATGTGGTTGGCCGCTGGGGAGGGGAGGAGTTTCTCATTCTCACCCATGAGGACGGGCTCGCACTGGCAGAACAACTTCGACATGCAATCGAAATACACCAGTTCGCCGACACCATCCCGGTGACGGCAAGCTTCGGCGTCACTGCATGCAAATCCAAACAGAGTGTGCATGAACTCATCAAATGCGCTGACAGAAATCTCTACCAAGCAAAGCAGATGGGGAGAAATCAGGTCGTATATTCCTGA